Part of the Emys orbicularis isolate rEmyOrb1 chromosome 10, rEmyOrb1.hap1, whole genome shotgun sequence genome is shown below.
GCCTTAGAAAGGAGATGCCCGAAGCCACTGTGACATGCACTGGGGAGCCGGGGAACAGAGCCGATCACCGAGCCAGGCCTTTGAGAGCAGGCGCTGATGCGGATTTCTCTGTTGCTTTAACAGGTGCCGGCTGCCTTTGCCTTTCCCAGCCAATAGACACTAGCTGCTGCGATGGATGAAGTGACGGAGCTGCGGACGGACGGGAATTCCCTGCTAAAGGCGGTGTGGCTAGGCCGACTCCGGCTGGCCAGACTCTTGCTGGAAGGCGGGGCCTACATTAATGAAAGCAACGAGAAGGGAGAGACCGCTCTCATGGTGGCCTGCCTCACTAAACACGTGGACCAGCAGAGCACAAGCAAAGCCCGGATGGTGAAGTACTTGCTGGATAACAGGGCTGATCCCAACATCCAGGACAAATCCGGCAGAACAGCCCTGATGCATGCCTGCCTCAAAGGAGCCGGGGAAGAGGTCGTTTCTCTGCTGCTGGAGAACGGAGCAGACCCGAGCCTAGAAGATCACTCTGGAGCATCTGCTCTGGTTTACGCTGTCAACGCAGATGACAAGGACGTGCTAAAACATCTCCTGAAAGCCTGCAAAGCCAAGGGGAAGGAGGTGATCATTATCACTATGGACAAATCCTCGGCAGGTACCAAAGCTACCCAACAATACCTCCACGTCCCGCCATGGccagagctggaggagaggcaGGGCCCGGGCGTGTGCATGACGCCGTCGGAGAGTGAACTGAAAGCGTCCACTTCAACAGCTTCAGCGGCTGCGAAGGAAGAGCCCTTCTTCCGCTTCCACTCCGCGCCTGCCAGCGGCTGCCAGACGGCCAAGGCCCTTCACGAGCCCTGGTCTCCTACCAGGAAATTCTGCAATCCCAAAAGAGCCCGTTTGCCACAGCTGAAGAGGCTGCAGTCAGAACCATGGGGCTTGATTGCACCTTCTGTTCTAGCCTCCTGCGGCCATCCAGCCGAGGCCAAGGTGTGTGCAGATGATGAAATCATCCTGGGCATCAGTGACTTATCGCTCTCCAGAAAGGTTTCCTTACCCAGGAACGGCAGCAGTAAGAGCAAAGACCTGTCTCTCTTCCCTTTGGTGGATGACCAGGCTCTGAAGATCCCACCAACTTCTGTGCCAGGACCAAGGAAACCATCCTATGAAAAAGCTCAGCCCCTTCCTCAGCGCGTAGCCAGGAGGAACGCCGTCCCCACTGAGCCGGAGAACAGCAGCCCCGCCGGCTCGGGCTCCACACCCTTCAAAGACACCCTGCACCGGAGAAGGCTGGGCACGGCGCATTACGATTCGGATTCACAACTCTACTGCGACTCCAGCTCCGTTCTGGCTGATTCGGGGAAGGTGCTTTTGGAGAGAAAACAGCTCAACAGTTCCCATTTGGCTTTGTTCAACAGCTCCCGGGAATCCCTGGACAGCGCTCCCAGCACTTCTCCTGGGACGGTTCGCCGCAGGCCACCCAATTTGCTGGAAAGACGGGGCTCTGGGACTCTCCTGCTCGATCACATTTCTCATACAAGACCAGGGCATTTGCCTCCTTTGAATGTAAACCCCAACCCGCCAATTCCCGACATCGGCTCTAACAGCAAACCGTCTTCCCCGCTCGCTGCGGGCTTCAAACCCATAGTACCCGCTGCTCCGAGTTCACCGAGAAGGGCTGACTGGCGAGCCCAAAGGAAGCTGCTTCGAAGACACTCCATGCAGGTTGAGCAGATGAAACAACTCTCCAATTTTGAGGAAATAGTGGCCCAGTAGTTTGTATTTCAGTGGATTTTCCATAAACACGTGCAAAGTCCCTGCTCTCTCGTGCTCCGCACAGTGGGGTCCCTGTGCCTGGCACCCcctgctccaggaggggcagagcagggtctgATTCCCACAGCCTTGCACCTTGGGGGTCTGGGCACCGGGGCCAAGCCAGGAGCATTTAACACTCCCGTTGCCCAGCTGTGGAGACAACACCAGGTACAAACTGGGGAATCAGCACCAAGTACTAAACGTGTTTCTCTGCTACTGCCCCCAGGTCTGGGGTTTGTTCCCAGGATGAATCTGGCGAAGGGTTGATTGTAGAGGAAGGTAGTGTGAGACACACGAGACTTCTCCCCAAGGCACATGAGCACCATTCCTTCAATCTCCAGTTCTTTGTCCTTAATCTCGTGTCTTTCCTACCCACACGGAGACAGTCCTGGGATCGCCAGTGCCTGTGGGGCTGGTGTACGTCTCAAGTGCCTACAGAAACAGAGCGGAGCTTCCTGCTgccaggaggaggaagagccGAGTCCCCCCGACACCTGCcctgagccggagaagggacacaATTCTCTCTGCTTCCCAGAAATTCTAGCACTTTAACAGGCCAGCTAATGGAGCAGATCCAGTCCTGGTGACACTCCAGTGCAACCAACGGGACTGCATCAGGGAGGAGTTTGACCCGGCACCTTCAGGCGGCCAGGCCGTTCCCATTGCTTGGTGGGATGCTCTGCTGTGGGCGCTGCGCTGcctggcgggggggtggggggcagcgttCCCCATCTCTAGCTCGTGGGAAGGGCGGGGGCCCAGGCCAGGGTTTAGCAGAGCAGGGCCCATGTTTCGGGCCGAGGGCACATGGTGAACTCAGCCGCATGCTCCGCTCGGGGGAGGTGACTGGCCATTTAAGTCACATGCTGCTGGCGCTGTTCACATCCGTGAGGCTCAGAGGATTCCTACCCTGGGGCCATCCGACCCCGGGCCCCAAAGGGCCCCCCACCGCTCTTCACACGAGAGGCTGTGGGGAGCCCCTCGCTGGGTTCCCCGGCCAGCTGCAGGGAGGCGAGTGAGGGGCTGTAGGGTCAGCCCCCACCTGCTGCATCCATGGTGACTAGGCAGCAAGGCCCTCACCCTCGGCTTCACTGCGGCTGCACCTAGGGCACAAAGGGGCCTCAAGCCAGTTCAACCCAGAATAGGGGGATCCTCTGGTGACAGCACAGCAGCTCCTGAtctccccctgctgagcccagctGCCACAACAGTCCCTTGGGGCCACTGGAAGGAGCACAAACTGGAGCAgccttcaggctgctctaactcCTGCTGCGGGACCAGCCTGTTCAAGGCCAGTCCAGGCCTGGGGGAGTGTAAAGATGCCTTGAAgccaacacccccacccctctgagcTGCACTGTGAATTCTTCACCTGCAGCCAAGGATCAGGGTGTTTTACTGATCTAGCTACTCCCATCCACTCCCCgagtgggggctggagctggtgtCACACTGGTTTGGCAGTTACCTTCCCTGCACCAGAAGCCAAGTCTGGGATCTTCCTGGGGGCAGCCCGAAAGCTGTgctggcgggggggtgcagggacagaCCTGCGCTAGtgcagagtggggctggagctgcagctgtactcctgtgggggggggggcagccagggacaTCCCTACAAAAGGCGTGCCCCAGAGAGCTGTCCACGCGGCCTAGTCCTAGCCTTGACCGTGACCGTGACCGTGGGTACCTAGCTGTGTGTGGTAGAGTCCATGCAGCCGGCTGGGCCCCCATTCTGCTGCCAGCTCTGCACAGGCATCCCGTTACAGGATCGGGGCCGAAATCAATACCAGACGGCGGCTGCAACGTCAGGACAGCAAGGCCGGGGGCAGGTAACCCCATCTCAGCGCTCTGCATTCCCCAGCTCCCGGAAGTGTTTCTCCCCATCTGCTACTGGGGTGGATATGGGTGGCGAGTGGATTGGTTTGGCCTGTAGGTGCTGAAGCTGTTACTAACCTCAGCTAACCCCCACCCAACCAGCACCTCCGCTGGAGAGGAAACCCAGCCCGAAATCTCATTCTAACTCTGGGCTCGATGGTTTGGATTGTTCATCTCCCTTAAACACGTGTCACGAGTGGAGAATGGCCACAGGCTTagatacaggaactcctcacttaaagtcctcccggttaacgttgtttcattgttatgttgctgatcagttagggaacatgctcgtttaaagttgtgcaatgctcccttctaacatcgtttggcagccgcctgctttgtccactgcttgcaggaagagcagccccttgcagctagctggtgggggcttggaaccagggtggaccggcagccccccatcagctccccgctcccctaagaaccctgtgctgcagccgcccaacAGACTATCAATccgcagttcagctgtccctccccccactgccatgtgctgctcctgccctctgccttggagctgctcccagagactcctgcttcctgtgcggggggagggggggactaatgtcagggtgtcccccttcccccctgctcctgcaccccacttatcccttctccatatagagcagggaggggacatggatggagagagacagagagagcttggggcagcagctgctgtctcaacttcctgatccacttaaaaagacaatgcacttaagagtgggtcagcttacttaaaggggcagtgtgcatctctctctctctcccccacacacaaggtgtgtgtctgtctctgtctgctatgctgtctcccctctctctattcgtgctgccttgtagagtgtgaggctacattaacaacaatgtgttaacccttgagggctcagccgagtgctagttcatcatttagcagtaaggcattccctgggaaatagcccaccctcttccaccctctgacttcaccacttcaaccaaacttcacaatcatcattgctgtgaacagtattcaattgtttgtttaaaacgtatcatatatagttttttgtctggtgaaaaaaatttccctggaacctaaccccgcctatttacattaattcttatggggaaattggattagcttaacattgtttcgcttaaagtcgcatttttcaggaacataacgacaacgttaagcgaggagttactgtaatgaaCTCAATACCCTGACTCCCGCTGCCAGCCCAGCGGTTCCTGGCACGCAGCTCACTGCCACCTCGGGCACTATGTCCATGTGTCCTCGCCCAGACCAGCCAAATGACACATTTCATTTAATCCCCTCATGCAGCTCTCCTGATGATGCTCGTACCTTTCCCAGTGCACTAGCTGGTCTCTAGACTGTTGCAAAACCTTGCAAGGTTCCTGCCCAAAGCAGCCTTGATCTGTGGTTTAAATTGCACAAGAACATTCTTTCAAAGTGCATTTTAGATTTCAATACGCTGATTAGATCAAAGGCGAGCTTACATTTTTAGAGCCTTAAGGTTTATACCTACTGTAAGTCAAATGTCTTCTCTATGGAACTTTAGGCATATTTTCCCTGTTGGAATGAAGTGTCTGTTGAAATATATTTTAGACTGCGGATTTAAAGCCTATAGTTCGCCACTTCTGTTCATTCCTAGATATtccaatagctttttttttttttttttttttttttcctgacagtgAATGTCCTTCGCCACTGATTTAGGACAATGGTGCCCTGCAGAATGCAGGTGATAGATATGCTTTGAGCTTCCTGCGTAATGTACATTGGGATTGGAAATAGGACACGTTCTCCTTTAGCATAACATATTGTAATGCTGTTTGTTCACATTTTAAAGTGTGCGTTCACGTGTGCAGAGATGTTGGAAGATACTGTGTGATAGTTTAGACTTTATTACCTTGTCACATTAATAAACAGTGTAATATTCCTCTGAACTACACCACTCTTTCCCCGAGTTTATAAATGAAACATGCCTGTAGGGCCAGTTAGCCACTGGTGGGCGGGGGacatcttcccccttccccccccccccccccccaggaaatcAGCTCAGTGTTATTCAGTGGAACTCATCCTGTAGGACAGCTGGGAAGTTAAGGTACCAAGGCTGCAAAGGAGAATTTTGTACTGAACTGAAACATCAGGTGGGATTTAGAGTAacccagggccaaattctgctctcagagtgTATTATCCACACTGTAATTTGGCGAGAGCATCAGGACTGATACTCCGAACGCTTCCTCTCCTGTCAAGGTACCAGGGGACCACGGCTGGTGGCCAGCGctctggttttacaccagtggtGCTTCCATCCAGAGTTGGCTGCAAAATGACATTGGAGCCACGAcaggcacagcgccccctagcaccgcgcTGGCGCATTGGCTCAGTGCTGACGCCAAGGACAAGCACCCCCTGCCCAATGCCCAGGGCCACTTCCATCCCCCACGCGCCCCGTCCCCCTGGGACCCAGCTGACCGAGCCAACTCCCCTGGACCTGCGGAGCCCCTGCCTTTCCCACAGCGCGTGGGCAAGGGAGCAAAGGGCCGAGGCAGGTGGCAGCTCTGCTGTTGCAATACCCACTGGGTCGCTGCCCATCACAGCAGCCTAGGCCAGGCCCACCGGCCTgaaggcctaatccaaagccaagCCAAGTCGATGGGAGTCTTTCCCCTGACTTCCCCGGCACTTGGCTCAGGCCTGCAGCCcgaagggaagggggtggaggcatCGCCTTCCTAAAGcgcggggtgagggctctggcctgTCTCATCAGCTTATTTCCTTGCCCGTCTATTAGTGTTCAAACCGAGCAGATGGTTCCTTT
Proteins encoded:
- the ANKRD34C gene encoding ankyrin repeat domain-containing protein 34C gives rise to the protein MDEVTELRTDGNSLLKAVWLGRLRLARLLLEGGAYINESNEKGETALMVACLTKHVDQQSTSKARMVKYLLDNRADPNIQDKSGRTALMHACLKGAGEEVVSLLLENGADPSLEDHSGASALVYAVNADDKDVLKHLLKACKAKGKEVIIITMDKSSAGTKATQQYLHVPPWPELEERQGPGVCMTPSESELKASTSTASAAAKEEPFFRFHSAPASGCQTAKALHEPWSPTRKFCNPKRARLPQLKRLQSEPWGLIAPSVLASCGHPAEAKVCADDEIILGISDLSLSRKVSLPRNGSSKSKDLSLFPLVDDQALKIPPTSVPGPRKPSYEKAQPLPQRVARRNAVPTEPENSSPAGSGSTPFKDTLHRRRLGTAHYDSDSQLYCDSSSVLADSGKVLLERKQLNSSHLALFNSSRESLDSAPSTSPGTVRRRPPNLLERRGSGTLLLDHISHTRPGHLPPLNVNPNPPIPDIGSNSKPSSPLAAGFKPIVPAAPSSPRRADWRAQRKLLRRHSMQVEQMKQLSNFEEIVAQ